Proteins from a single region of Candidatus Margulisiibacteriota bacterium:
- a CDS encoding cellobiose phosphorylase, with translation MLKPKYYISSENEFVIENYNSAPTFSSFFPGVAGTFGCPMWVFYANRGQCITSAGFLDKDDAIMEFQAANKAYRDVALNGFRTFLKIDGVFYEPFSERSDSPKEMRISSHGLTLIEENQKLKLRVEVDFFTVPNEAFPGLARVVKVTNLGRRPRQVELIDGLPIVIPFGFANDFLKRLSQTIEAWCQVENLERHAPFFRLKVLPADVSETKLIEKGHFFLSFAQQGNKQSQVDLIIDPTLIFGEISSLEFPDGFAVSNRFKLPRKQLTQGFIPCAFAHKKFRLGPRSTFELYSLFGQADNVHLLNQLKRRVSSRKYFARKALGNRTLVDQVCAAFHMESASKSFDLYSRQTFLDNVLRGGLPVTVGNKVIYTYYRKHGDMERDYNDFKLMPTYFSQGNGNYRDINQNRRDDVFVNPDVGNDNIIRFFNLIQLDGFNPLVVLGSQYCLKSARQAEALVAKHFKAPDQALVTKLTAPFLLGELIKENEETGAEYKISREEFARELVTLAVVEEGAVHGEGFWIDHFFYNLDLLESFECLFPEQVREILFNKPVFTYFDNEHVVVDRRDRYRLVGGKVRQYEGVRHDVEKSHLLNSRGQHRHLVRTGLGKGEPYYTTLAGKLLCLAVNKAASFDAEGIGLEMEADKPGWYDALNGLPALFGSSLSEALELKRLALYTLKHLRDDDSIALPVEVAEFLEGVNNNLLAFFNSHDNFQYWDVTAGLKETFRRRVRLGLSGEEVKLTGDQTGKFLKNIVKKCDAGIRRCLDKYGNYYTYFINDAVEFETQSGNTIKVRRFAQQALPLFLEGFVHALKVEQDKRIYQLVKQSPLYDRELKMYKVNSPLETAPIEVGRARIFTPGWLENESIWLHMEYKYLLELLKAGMYDEFFHDFKHALVPFMDPKKYKRSTLENSSFLVSSAHPNKQSHGRGFVARLSGGAIEFMDMWLMMTTGKKIFSLDAAGKLVFCLAPLLPGWLFKKGKLVFTLLGSIEVTYLNKKGKNTYGGEPAVKPRAYRLCYEDREVEINAPVVPEPHARAIRDRKVKKIVVTLD, from the coding sequence ATGTTGAAGCCGAAATACTATATCTCTTCCGAGAACGAGTTCGTCATCGAGAATTACAATTCCGCGCCAACCTTCTCCAGTTTTTTTCCGGGAGTGGCCGGCACCTTCGGTTGCCCAATGTGGGTTTTCTACGCCAATCGCGGGCAATGCATCACCTCGGCCGGTTTCCTCGATAAAGACGACGCCATCATGGAGTTCCAGGCCGCCAATAAAGCTTATCGCGACGTGGCGCTCAACGGCTTCCGCACCTTCCTCAAGATCGACGGGGTCTTCTATGAACCTTTCTCGGAACGATCGGACTCGCCCAAGGAGATGCGGATCTCTTCCCACGGGCTGACCCTGATCGAGGAAAACCAAAAGCTTAAGCTCCGGGTCGAGGTCGATTTTTTTACTGTGCCGAACGAGGCTTTCCCCGGTCTCGCCCGGGTGGTTAAAGTGACCAACCTCGGCCGGCGCCCGCGCCAGGTCGAGTTGATCGACGGCCTGCCGATCGTCATCCCGTTCGGTTTTGCCAACGATTTCCTGAAACGGCTCAGTCAGACGATCGAGGCTTGGTGCCAGGTCGAGAACCTGGAGCGCCACGCCCCGTTCTTCCGGCTCAAGGTCCTGCCGGCCGACGTTTCGGAAACCAAGTTGATCGAGAAAGGCCATTTTTTCCTCTCCTTCGCCCAACAGGGGAACAAGCAGAGCCAGGTCGATCTGATCATCGACCCGACGCTCATCTTCGGCGAGATCTCGAGCCTCGAGTTCCCCGACGGCTTTGCCGTCTCCAACCGTTTTAAACTGCCGCGCAAACAACTGACCCAGGGCTTTATCCCCTGCGCTTTCGCTCACAAGAAGTTCCGCCTCGGCCCCCGGTCGACCTTTGAGCTCTATTCCCTCTTCGGCCAGGCCGACAATGTCCACCTGCTTAACCAACTGAAGCGGCGGGTCTCCAGCCGCAAATATTTCGCCCGCAAGGCGCTCGGCAACCGGACCCTGGTCGATCAGGTTTGCGCCGCCTTTCACATGGAGAGCGCCTCGAAAAGTTTCGACCTCTACTCCCGCCAGACCTTTCTCGACAACGTTCTGCGCGGCGGGCTCCCCGTCACCGTCGGGAATAAAGTGATCTACACCTACTACCGCAAGCACGGCGACATGGAGCGCGACTATAACGACTTTAAGCTGATGCCCACTTATTTCTCCCAAGGGAACGGCAATTACCGCGACATCAACCAGAACCGGCGCGACGACGTTTTCGTCAACCCGGATGTGGGCAACGACAACATCATCCGCTTCTTTAATCTGATCCAACTGGACGGTTTCAACCCGCTGGTCGTTCTCGGCAGCCAATACTGCCTTAAGTCGGCCCGCCAAGCCGAGGCGCTGGTCGCCAAACATTTCAAGGCCCCGGACCAGGCCCTGGTCACCAAACTGACCGCGCCGTTCCTCCTCGGCGAGCTGATCAAAGAGAATGAGGAGACCGGGGCGGAATACAAGATCTCTCGCGAAGAGTTTGCCCGCGAGCTGGTCACCCTAGCCGTCGTGGAAGAAGGGGCGGTCCACGGCGAAGGGTTCTGGATCGACCATTTCTTTTATAATCTCGACCTGCTGGAAAGCTTTGAATGTCTTTTTCCGGAGCAGGTCCGGGAGATACTCTTTAATAAACCGGTCTTTACCTATTTCGACAACGAACATGTCGTGGTTGACCGCCGGGACCGTTACCGGCTGGTCGGGGGAAAGGTCCGCCAGTATGAGGGTGTCCGGCACGATGTCGAGAAATCACATTTACTGAACAGCCGCGGCCAACACCGCCACTTGGTCCGGACCGGACTGGGCAAAGGTGAACCCTATTACACCACCCTGGCCGGTAAGCTCCTCTGTCTGGCGGTGAATAAAGCGGCTTCATTCGACGCCGAGGGGATCGGCCTGGAGATGGAAGCGGATAAGCCAGGCTGGTATGACGCCCTGAATGGTTTACCCGCGCTCTTTGGCTCCTCTCTTTCTGAAGCGCTCGAGCTGAAGCGGCTCGCCCTCTACACCCTCAAACATCTCCGGGACGACGACTCGATCGCCCTGCCGGTCGAAGTCGCCGAATTCCTCGAGGGGGTCAACAATAACCTCCTCGCCTTCTTCAATAGCCACGACAACTTCCAGTACTGGGACGTCACGGCCGGGTTAAAAGAGACCTTCCGCCGCCGCGTCCGGCTCGGGTTGAGCGGCGAAGAGGTCAAGCTGACCGGCGACCAAACTGGCAAATTCCTAAAAAACATCGTCAAGAAATGCGACGCCGGGATCCGCCGCTGTCTCGACAAGTACGGCAATTACTACACTTATTTCATCAATGACGCAGTTGAATTCGAGACCCAGAGCGGCAATACGATCAAGGTCCGCCGCTTCGCCCAGCAGGCCCTCCCTCTTTTCCTGGAAGGTTTTGTCCATGCCCTGAAGGTAGAACAGGACAAGCGGATCTACCAGCTGGTCAAACAGAGCCCCCTTTACGACCGCGAGCTGAAGATGTACAAGGTCAATTCTCCCCTGGAGACCGCGCCGATCGAGGTCGGGCGGGCCCGCATTTTCACCCCCGGCTGGCTGGAGAACGAATCGATCTGGCTCCACATGGAATATAAATATCTCCTCGAACTGCTCAAGGCCGGGATGTACGACGAGTTCTTCCACGATTTCAAGCACGCCCTGGTCCCCTTCATGGACCCGAAAAAATACAAGCGGAGCACCCTGGAAAATTCTTCTTTCCTCGTTTCCAGCGCCCATCCGAACAAGCAGAGCCACGGCCGCGGGTTTGTCGCCCGGCTCTCCGGCGGGGCGATCGAATTCATGGATATGTGGCTGATGATGACGACCGGCAAAAAGATCTTCTCCCTCGACGCTGCCGGCAAGCTCGTCTTCTGCCTGGCCCCGCTCCTCCCCGGCTGGCTTTTTAAGAAAGGAAAACTGGTCTTTACCCTCCTCGGCTCGATCGAGGTCACTTACCTGAACAAAAAAGGGAAGAACACCTACGGCGGGGAACCTGCCGTCAAACCGCGCGCCTATCGCCTCTGCTACGAGGATCGCGAGGTGGAGATCAACGCACCGGTCGTCCCCGAACCGCACGCTCGCGCCATCCGCGACCGCAAGGTCAAAAAAATCGTCGTTACGCTCGATTAG